The Salegentibacter mishustinae genome includes a window with the following:
- a CDS encoding gluzincin family metallopeptidase yields MRFYLFYLLFIVGIGWSFAQNSISLNAHLNDSTHIFTIEQELVYTNSSKDTLTQIYLNDWANAFSAKNTPLAKRFAEEFARRFRFAKPQERGATYIGSITNSRNDSLIWERPEDAQDLIRIKLYKPLLPGQSFTINLDYKVKIPIDKFTRFGVDSDNNYKLRYWYITPGVYKNGEWQVYSHKNLGDQYNALYDVQIELTTPPQYYVGSALNFKGVSTSNGAKTVKLAGKDQLDSKLYLTNSFIFESLPTDDHEIITNVADDELQPEIKRILLNRILKYYQERVGEYPHQKIFVTRDDYLNSPIYGLNQLPGFIRPFPDGFQYDIKQFKTITNYLLENSIHINPRKEQWVHDAILVSLMIDYVNEYYPKMKLLGNLSDIIGIRWFHAADLEFNDQYQFLYMNMARMNLDQPLSAAQDSLVKFNKNIANAYKAGVGLKYVEDYLGNDTIKEAVKNFYSRHKMQPTSAEDFEQILRKYATKDISWFFKDYVNSNQKIDFTIDNLYKTRDSLRVTIKNKEKNDFPISLYGLKDGEIVFKKWVENIDKTKTIEIARQEVDRLALNYEQKIPEFNQRDNYKAVTKLFNKPLQLRLLQDIEDPKYSQLFFMPEFNYNLYDGIAIGPKLYNKTVLSKTFNFSISPKYGFNSETIVGSASVTNKHQFANKELYAITYGIGGTRYSYGYNLFYEKYTPFINFSFRNKYLRDNERQNLLIRNVNVRRDIDPNQNLEQPNYNVFNINYRYSKPHLVDYYSASFDFQLAEKFSKISMSLEYRKLFRNNRQINLRFFTGTFLYSDDMESDYFSFALDRPTDYLFDYNYYGRSQGSGLFSQQIIVAEGGFKSQLQPEYANQWLTTLNASTNLYKWFFVYGDVGLVKNQHENAQFLYDSGIRLSLVDDYFELFFPVYSNLGWEVAQENYDQKIRFIVSLDINTLIKLFTRRWY; encoded by the coding sequence TTGAGATTTTATCTATTTTATTTACTTTTTATTGTGGGAATTGGATGGAGTTTTGCGCAAAACTCCATCTCCTTAAACGCTCACTTAAACGATAGTACGCACATATTCACTATAGAGCAGGAATTGGTCTACACCAACTCCAGCAAAGATACGCTCACCCAAATTTATCTTAATGATTGGGCAAACGCCTTTAGTGCGAAAAACACCCCGCTGGCAAAACGTTTTGCCGAAGAATTTGCCAGACGATTTAGATTTGCCAAACCTCAGGAACGCGGGGCTACTTATATTGGAAGTATCACGAATTCTAGAAATGACAGCTTAATATGGGAACGGCCTGAAGATGCTCAGGATCTTATTAGGATCAAACTTTACAAACCTTTACTTCCCGGCCAGAGCTTTACTATAAACCTTGATTATAAGGTTAAAATTCCTATAGATAAATTCACGCGTTTCGGGGTAGATTCAGATAACAATTATAAGCTAAGGTATTGGTACATCACTCCAGGGGTTTACAAAAATGGTGAATGGCAGGTTTACAGTCATAAAAATTTGGGAGATCAGTATAATGCTCTTTATGATGTTCAAATAGAACTTACCACTCCACCACAATATTATGTAGGCTCTGCTCTTAACTTTAAAGGTGTTAGCACAAGCAATGGTGCTAAAACGGTTAAACTTGCAGGGAAAGATCAATTAGATAGTAAGCTTTACCTTACTAACTCTTTTATTTTTGAATCCTTACCAACCGATGATCACGAAATAATTACCAATGTAGCTGACGATGAACTTCAGCCTGAAATAAAAAGAATTTTACTAAATCGTATCCTAAAATATTACCAGGAGCGAGTAGGCGAATATCCGCATCAGAAAATTTTTGTGACCCGGGATGACTATTTGAACAGCCCTATTTATGGCTTAAACCAGTTACCCGGTTTTATTCGTCCTTTTCCCGATGGTTTTCAATATGATATTAAGCAATTTAAGACTATCACTAATTATTTACTGGAAAACTCTATACACATCAATCCAAGGAAAGAACAATGGGTGCACGATGCTATCCTGGTTTCTTTGATGATAGATTATGTGAATGAGTATTATCCTAAAATGAAACTATTGGGAAATCTTAGCGATATTATTGGGATAAGATGGTTTCACGCTGCAGATCTAGAATTCAACGATCAATATCAGTTTCTTTATATGAATATGGCGCGAATGAACTTAGACCAACCTTTAAGTGCAGCGCAGGATTCCCTGGTAAAATTCAACAAAAATATCGCAAATGCATACAAAGCAGGGGTAGGATTAAAATATGTTGAAGATTACCTCGGAAATGATACTATAAAAGAAGCTGTAAAAAACTTTTATTCCCGGCATAAAATGCAGCCCACTTCGGCTGAAGATTTTGAGCAAATTTTACGAAAATATGCTACAAAAGATATTTCCTGGTTTTTTAAGGATTACGTAAACTCAAATCAAAAGATAGATTTTACTATTGATAATTTATACAAAACCCGTGATTCACTTCGGGTCACTATAAAGAATAAAGAAAAAAACGATTTTCCTATTTCATTATATGGTTTAAAAGATGGGGAAATAGTTTTTAAAAAGTGGGTGGAAAATATAGATAAAACAAAAACTATAGAAATTGCCAGGCAGGAGGTAGATCGGCTTGCGCTAAATTATGAGCAGAAAATTCCCGAATTTAATCAGCGAGATAATTATAAAGCAGTAACTAAACTTTTCAACAAACCACTTCAGCTTAGATTATTACAGGATATAGAAGATCCTAAATATTCACAATTATTCTTTATGCCCGAGTTTAATTATAATCTATATGACGGAATTGCAATAGGGCCAAAATTGTATAACAAGACAGTATTATCCAAAACCTTTAATTTTAGCATCTCCCCAAAATATGGTTTTAATAGTGAAACCATAGTTGGTTCAGCTTCGGTAACAAATAAACACCAGTTTGCAAATAAAGAGCTTTATGCCATAACCTACGGGATTGGAGGAACTCGCTACTCTTATGGTTACAATTTGTTCTATGAAAAATACACCCCTTTTATAAATTTTTCTTTTAGAAATAAATATTTACGGGATAACGAACGCCAAAATCTTTTAATTAGGAATGTAAACGTGAGACGGGATATTGATCCTAATCAGAATTTAGAGCAACCTAATTATAATGTTTTCAATATAAATTACCGCTACAGTAAACCGCATTTAGTAGATTACTATTCGGCTTCGTTTGACTTTCAACTGGCAGAAAAGTTCAGTAAAATATCTATGAGCCTGGAGTATAGAAAACTGTTTAGGAACAACCGTCAAATCAATCTTCGCTTTTTTACGGGAACTTTTCTATACAGTGATGATATGGAATCAGATTATTTCAGTTTTGCCTTAGATAGACCTACAGATTATCTTTTCGATTATAATTACTACGGAAGAAGCCAGGGCTCAGGTTTATTCAGTCAACAAATAATTGTTGCCGAAGGTGGTTTTAAATCTCAATTACAACCAGAGTATGCCAACCAGTGGTTAACTACTTTAAATGCCAGTACTAATCTATATAAATGGTTTTTTGTTTATGGCGATGTAGGTTTGGTAAAAAACCAGCACGAAAACGCGCAATTTTTATATGATTCCGGGATTAGATTAAGCCTGGTTGACGATTACTTTGAGCTATTTTTCCCTGTTTATTCCAATTTAGGTTGGGAAGTAGCCCAGGAAAATTATGATCAAAAAATAAGATTTATCGTTTCTCTAGACATAAATACCCTGATCAAGCTTTTTACCAGACGGTGGTATTAA
- a CDS encoding thrombospondin type 3 repeat-containing protein: MKSLLKILMPSLALILFFSCTQDEPIGKEEFGDNLAVIEIGPILNDLLNRQMEGDIPACSDEVPTFARIMLTHELGSVDVVVPILADDSGLFTEYDEELAIPVPDGETTTEVSLTDFMVYAEEPNEGVLPIWVAPKEGSDYENFVNDPLPIVFDLRAGSKKYVPVEVLCFDDREVNLYGYQFFDLVPVKLYEFCLFANYCTDTGRHFTANYNLDIDYLFGEEVINLYQGKSPVTGNTEDDDSGDWYADPLCLAIPAPLYGESDTDIYLSVTVTLTAWEDNYGDPVNEFSEIIELNWNDVQSYFGPDNTIDFEHVFFNCEETECDPQTDADCDGFDDPTDNCPSDYNPDQTDTDSDGFGDVCDNCPEDANDQTNSDGDSLGDACDNCPLESNENQLDSDGDGVGDVCDNCPNVSNPYQEDSDGNEIGDACDQDTPPLEGCETAFRFGDISFINDLNFNSNRWGWADYFDGANGTYVQTLYAGAGQENLNNATNVGSVEVTVTDNNVKVVINLANGVSINTSHIYYSEYSPTKSAPGQYGNTDENPASGKEYIFDRTDNESGSFFIIVHADVCGVDEVDD, encoded by the coding sequence ATGAAATCACTATTAAAAATTTTAATGCCCTCTTTGGCTCTCATTCTCTTTTTCTCCTGTACTCAAGATGAACCGATAGGAAAGGAAGAATTTGGTGATAATCTGGCGGTAATTGAAATAGGACCAATTTTAAATGATTTATTAAATAGACAAATGGAGGGGGATATTCCTGCATGTTCTGATGAAGTACCCACCTTTGCCCGAATAATGTTAACTCATGAATTGGGTAGTGTAGATGTAGTAGTTCCTATCCTGGCTGATGATTCAGGTTTGTTTACAGAGTATGATGAAGAGCTGGCTATTCCAGTTCCAGATGGGGAAACTACTACAGAAGTTAGTCTCACAGATTTTATGGTATATGCGGAGGAACCAAATGAAGGAGTATTGCCAATTTGGGTAGCTCCTAAAGAAGGTAGTGATTACGAAAATTTTGTCAATGATCCATTACCTATCGTATTTGATCTTCGTGCAGGCTCTAAAAAGTATGTACCAGTTGAAGTACTTTGTTTTGATGACAGAGAGGTGAACTTATATGGATATCAATTCTTTGATCTTGTACCAGTAAAGCTATACGAATTCTGTCTTTTCGCTAACTATTGTACCGATACAGGTAGACATTTCACAGCAAACTACAATCTAGATATCGATTATCTATTTGGGGAAGAAGTGATTAATCTTTATCAGGGAAAATCTCCCGTAACAGGAAACACAGAAGATGATGATTCAGGAGACTGGTATGCAGATCCATTGTGTTTAGCTATTCCTGCACCATTGTACGGGGAATCGGATACTGATATTTATCTAAGTGTTACCGTTACTTTAACTGCCTGGGAAGACAATTATGGAGATCCAGTGAATGAATTTTCAGAGATTATTGAATTAAACTGGAACGATGTTCAATCATATTTTGGACCTGATAATACAATAGATTTTGAACATGTTTTCTTCAACTGTGAGGAAACAGAATGTGATCCGCAAACAGATGCTGACTGTGACGGTTTTGATGATCCCACTGATAATTGTCCTTCAGATTATAACCCAGATCAAACAGATACGGATTCGGATGGATTTGGTGATGTTTGTGATAATTGTCCAGAAGATGCAAATGATCAAACTAATAGTGATGGCGATAGTCTGGGTGATGCTTGTGACAATTGTCCTTTAGAATCTAATGAAAATCAATTGGACTCAGATGGAGATGGAGTTGGCGACGTTTGCGATAACTGTCCTAACGTTTCGAACCCTTATCAGGAGGATAGTGATGGAAATGAAATAGGTGATGCGTGTGATCAGGATACACCACCGCTTGAAGGTTGCGAAACAGCATTTAGATTTGGAGACATTTCCTTTATTAATGATTTGAATTTTAATAGCAATCGATGGGGTTGGGCAGATTATTTTGATGGAGCAAATGGTACTTATGTACAGACGCTATATGCCGGTGCCGGCCAGGAAAACCTAAATAACGCTACAAACGTTGGTTCAGTAGAAGTTACTGTAACTGATAATAATGTGAAGGTGGTCATAAATCTTGCTAATGGAGTTAGTATAAATACCAGTCATATTTACTACAGTGAGTATTCTCCTACTAAATCAGCTCCTGGACAATATGGTAATACAGATGAAAATCCAGCTTCAGGAAAAGAATACATCTTTGATAGAACTGATAATGAAAGCGGAAGCTTTTTTATAATCGTTCATGCAGATGTTTGTGGTGTAGATGAGGTAGATGATTAA
- a CDS encoding response regulator transcription factor: MISDKKQLLLITNKQSMVDCVQEGVSMHFELTQANSLHIGFNIALNLLPDVILLDYSSFRSGRNFKNIANFKSNHFLTKAWLIVYAEDRFRAEAESRFRKVVDEFVYSPTMEALCGKIIKMVYANRSLSNFWKDAFMGMFNLISKPVLLLDQNEIIAMNDAFKQSFRVKNTKGLKLTDFVKCENVQKVKDSLRNFARGKHIKAATKTTLLLRNEKLRNARINFSKLNKNFGHQFVMFIDFVEKNEEINDNIGTSSEEVENCFRQNSQLTEFKFTNREKEIIELLIKGYKTKDISEALFISPKTIEKHRSNIIKRTNSDTILESIIYAISHDLIDYQKVQ; this comes from the coding sequence ATGATTTCGGATAAAAAGCAATTACTGCTTATTACGAATAAGCAAAGTATGGTAGACTGCGTACAGGAGGGGGTAAGTATGCATTTTGAGCTAACACAGGCTAATTCATTACACATCGGTTTTAATATTGCCCTCAACTTGTTACCCGATGTGATACTTTTAGATTACTCTTCTTTTAGATCTGGTAGAAATTTTAAAAATATAGCCAATTTTAAATCAAATCATTTTCTAACTAAAGCCTGGCTTATAGTTTATGCTGAAGATCGCTTTAGAGCCGAGGCCGAAAGTAGGTTTAGAAAAGTAGTAGACGAATTTGTGTATTCTCCTACTATGGAAGCCCTTTGTGGGAAAATAATTAAAATGGTTTATGCTAATCGTTCTCTTTCTAATTTCTGGAAAGATGCATTTATGGGAATGTTTAATCTTATTTCAAAACCTGTTTTGTTATTAGATCAAAATGAAATAATTGCAATGAATGATGCCTTTAAACAAAGTTTTAGAGTAAAAAATACTAAAGGTTTAAAACTCACTGATTTTGTTAAATGCGAAAACGTACAGAAGGTAAAAGATAGTTTACGAAATTTTGCAAGAGGTAAACATATTAAAGCCGCGACAAAGACCACCTTATTACTAAGAAATGAAAAGCTAAGAAATGCACGTATTAATTTTTCAAAGTTGAATAAGAATTTTGGACATCAATTTGTGATGTTTATAGATTTTGTTGAGAAAAATGAAGAAATCAATGATAACATTGGCACTTCCTCTGAAGAGGTAGAAAATTGCTTTAGGCAGAATAGCCAGCTAACGGAATTTAAATTTACGAACAGAGAGAAAGAGATTATTGAACTTTTAATAAAAGGCTACAAAACAAAAGACATCTCTGAAGCTTTATTTATTTCCCCAAAAACAATCGAGAAGCATCGATCAAATATTATAAAGCGAACAAACTCTGATACCATATTAGAAAGTATCATATACGCCATAAGTCATGATCTAATAGATTATCAAAAAGTGCAGTAA
- the uvrA gene encoding excinuclease ABC subunit UvrA — protein MAKTEENIEVLGARVHNLKNIDVNIPREKLVVITGLSGSGKSSLAFDTIYAEGQRRYIETFSAYARQFLGGLERPDVDKIEGLSPVIAIEQKTTSKNPRSTVGTITEIYDFLRLLFARAGDAYSYETGEKMVSYTDSQIKDLILKDFKGKKVSVLAPVIKSRKGHYRELFEQIAKQGFLKARVDGEVRDLVKGMKLDRYKTHDIEIVIDRLKIDDKTDAQKRLDESIKTAMYHGSDTLMILDQETEKVRYFSRNLMCPTTGISYPNPEPNTFSFNSPKGACPSCNGIGTLYQVNIDKIIPDYSKSIKNGALAPHGPQKKNWVFSQLELIAERWDFKLTDPVSKIPEVAMKFILHGGKETFTKESKSLGVNREFKINFEGVATFIENTFNNNDSTSLRRWAKEYMDKVDCPVCEGKRLRKESLYFKIYDKNIAELSLMDIEDLAKWFVGLEKKLSEKQNQIAAEVIKEIRTRIGFLVDVGLTYLSLNRGSKSLSGGEAQRIRLATQIGSQLVGVLYILDEPSIGLHQRDNEKLINSLISLRDIGNSVIVVEHDKDMIERADYVIDIGPRAGKHGGEIISEGPPSELKKHDTLTASYLNGKKEIEIPKERRKGNGKNIELKGASGNNLKNVSIKIPLGKMIAVTGVSGSGKSTLINETLYPIMNAHYFNGVKEPKPYKTIKGLDNADKVIDINQTPIGRTPRSNPATYTGVFSEIRSLFAKTPEALIRGYKPGRFSFNVKGGRCETCRGGGLRVIEMNFLPDVYVECETCQGKRFNRETLEIRYKGKSIADVLEMTINEATTFFEPIPKIYRKLKTIKDVGLGYVTLGQQSTTLSGGEAQRIKLATELSKRDTGNTFYILDEPTTGLHFEDIRVLMDVLNKLTNKGNTVLIIEHNMDVIKMADYIFDIGPEGGKNGGKVIAKGTPEEVAKSKKSYTAEFLKKELH, from the coding sequence ATGGCTAAAACCGAAGAAAATATAGAAGTATTAGGGGCTCGCGTCCATAATCTCAAAAATATAGATGTTAATATTCCCAGAGAAAAACTGGTAGTAATTACCGGTCTTTCGGGATCAGGAAAGTCTTCACTTGCTTTTGATACTATTTACGCTGAAGGTCAGCGGCGATATATTGAAACATTCTCTGCGTATGCCCGGCAATTTTTAGGTGGCCTCGAGCGTCCCGATGTAGATAAAATTGAAGGCCTCTCCCCTGTTATTGCTATAGAACAAAAAACTACCAGTAAAAACCCTAGAAGTACGGTTGGAACGATTACCGAAATTTACGATTTCCTACGTCTGCTTTTTGCTCGTGCTGGCGATGCCTATAGTTATGAGACCGGTGAGAAAATGGTTAGCTATACCGATAGCCAGATAAAAGATCTTATTTTAAAAGATTTTAAAGGAAAAAAAGTGAGCGTACTTGCTCCAGTTATTAAATCCAGAAAAGGGCATTATCGTGAACTATTTGAGCAAATAGCCAAGCAGGGATTTTTAAAAGCGCGTGTAGACGGCGAAGTACGTGACCTTGTAAAAGGTATGAAATTAGATCGTTACAAAACCCACGATATTGAAATTGTAATTGACAGGTTAAAAATCGACGATAAGACCGATGCCCAAAAACGCCTGGACGAGAGTATAAAAACTGCAATGTACCACGGTAGTGATACACTTATGATCTTAGACCAGGAAACCGAAAAGGTGCGTTACTTCAGTAGAAACTTGATGTGTCCTACTACCGGTATTTCCTATCCAAACCCAGAACCTAACACATTTTCATTTAACTCACCTAAAGGTGCCTGTCCCAGCTGTAACGGTATTGGCACATTATACCAGGTGAATATTGATAAAATTATTCCAGATTATTCTAAATCGATCAAAAATGGAGCTTTGGCTCCACACGGTCCTCAAAAGAAAAATTGGGTATTTTCTCAACTGGAGTTAATTGCAGAAAGATGGGATTTTAAATTAACAGACCCTGTTTCAAAAATTCCAGAAGTTGCCATGAAGTTTATTCTGCATGGTGGGAAAGAAACCTTTACCAAAGAATCTAAAAGCCTTGGGGTAAACCGGGAGTTTAAGATAAATTTTGAAGGCGTGGCTACTTTTATTGAAAACACCTTTAATAATAACGATTCTACTTCATTAAGGCGTTGGGCCAAAGAATATATGGACAAGGTTGATTGCCCGGTTTGTGAAGGAAAAAGACTTAGAAAGGAATCGCTCTACTTTAAAATTTACGACAAAAATATAGCCGAACTTTCTTTAATGGATATTGAGGATTTGGCTAAATGGTTTGTTGGTTTGGAGAAAAAACTAAGCGAGAAACAAAACCAGATTGCTGCCGAAGTTATTAAAGAAATAAGAACAAGAATTGGTTTTCTTGTAGATGTGGGGCTAACTTATTTATCTCTTAATCGCGGTTCCAAATCACTTTCTGGTGGGGAAGCGCAAAGAATAAGGCTGGCAACTCAAATTGGTTCACAGCTGGTTGGTGTTCTTTACATTTTAGATGAACCAAGTATTGGTTTACATCAACGAGACAACGAAAAACTAATCAATTCACTAATTTCTCTGCGTGACATTGGCAATTCTGTTATAGTGGTAGAACACGATAAAGATATGATAGAACGTGCCGATTATGTGATAGACATTGGCCCCCGTGCCGGAAAACACGGTGGAGAAATTATTAGCGAAGGGCCACCTTCAGAATTAAAAAAACACGATACCCTTACCGCATCCTATTTAAACGGAAAAAAAGAAATTGAAATTCCGAAGGAAAGAAGAAAAGGAAACGGGAAAAATATTGAACTTAAAGGAGCTAGCGGAAATAATCTAAAAAATGTTTCTATTAAAATTCCTTTAGGAAAAATGATCGCAGTTACTGGCGTTTCGGGAAGTGGGAAGTCTACTTTAATAAACGAGACCCTCTACCCTATTATGAATGCGCATTATTTTAATGGGGTAAAAGAACCAAAACCTTATAAAACAATCAAGGGACTGGATAATGCCGATAAGGTAATAGACATTAACCAGACGCCAATTGGTAGAACTCCAAGATCTAACCCGGCTACTTATACCGGCGTGTTTTCAGAAATTAGAAGTTTATTTGCTAAAACACCTGAAGCCCTTATCCGCGGATATAAACCCGGAAGATTTAGTTTCAATGTTAAAGGCGGAAGATGTGAAACCTGCAGGGGTGGCGGACTTAGAGTTATAGAGATGAACTTTCTTCCCGATGTGTATGTAGAATGTGAAACCTGCCAGGGAAAACGTTTCAATAGAGAAACTTTAGAAATTCGGTATAAGGGAAAATCTATAGCCGATGTTCTGGAAATGACGATTAATGAAGCGACCACCTTTTTTGAGCCAATTCCGAAAATTTATAGAAAATTAAAAACTATTAAAGATGTTGGCTTAGGCTATGTTACTTTAGGACAACAAAGTACAACGCTTTCTGGTGGAGAAGCACAACGTATTAAACTTGCTACAGAGCTTTCAAAGCGCGATACCGGAAATACTTTTTATATATTAGACGAACCAACTACCGGTTTACACTTTGAAGACATTCGGGTTTTAATGGATGTTTTAAATAAATTAACCAATAAAGGAAATACCGTCCTTATTATAGAACATAATATGGATGTTATAAAAATGGCCGATTACATATTCGATATTGGGCCCGAAGGTGGAAAAAATGGCGGAAAAGTGATCGCTAAAGGCACACCCGAGGAAGTAGCGAAATCGAAGAAAAGTTATACAGCTGAATTCCTTAAAAAAGAATTACACTAA
- a CDS encoding LOG family protein, which translates to MRTNLQNKAWNEIKTNDSWAIFKIMGEFVNGYEKLSQIGPCVSIFGSARTKPDQKYYKLAEKISKKIVENGYGVITGGGPGIMEAGNKGAHLGGGTSVGLNIDLPFEQHDNPYIDNDKSLDFDYFFVRKVMFVKYSQGFVVMPGGFGTLDELFEAITLIQTHKIDKFPIILVGSEFWSGLVDWVQKTLLDTFQNISAPDMDLVQVVDTEDEVIEILNEFYGEYNLSPNF; encoded by the coding sequence ATGAGGACTAACCTTCAGAATAAAGCCTGGAATGAAATAAAAACAAACGATTCCTGGGCTATCTTTAAAATAATGGGCGAATTTGTAAATGGCTACGAAAAGCTAAGTCAAATTGGGCCTTGTGTTTCAATATTTGGTTCAGCGAGAACCAAACCAGATCAAAAATATTATAAACTGGCCGAAAAGATCTCCAAAAAGATCGTGGAAAACGGCTATGGAGTGATTACCGGTGGAGGCCCGGGAATTATGGAAGCCGGTAATAAAGGTGCTCACCTTGGCGGAGGAACTTCTGTAGGCCTAAATATAGATTTACCTTTTGAGCAACATGACAATCCTTATATAGACAATGACAAAAGCCTGGATTTCGATTATTTCTTTGTAAGAAAAGTAATGTTCGTAAAATATTCTCAAGGTTTTGTAGTGATGCCCGGTGGCTTTGGAACTTTAGATGAATTATTTGAAGCTATTACTCTTATTCAAACACATAAAATAGACAAATTTCCTATTATATTGGTTGGAAGTGAATTTTGGAGTGGTTTGGTAGATTGGGTGCAAAAAACCCTTCTGGATACTTTTCAAAATATAAGCGCGCCAGATATGGATTTGGTACAGGTTGTAGATACAGAAGATGAAGTTATTGAAATTCTAAACGAATTCTACGGCGAATATAATCTTAGCCCTAACTTTTAA